In Perca fluviatilis chromosome 14, GENO_Pfluv_1.0, whole genome shotgun sequence, a genomic segment contains:
- the LOC120573493 gene encoding butyrophilin subfamily 1 member A1-like isoform X2, translating to MANGVSDEELKKLLYPRGLKESILPLLEFVAWSLLSEDTEEAVSMLWLPTKQKAWRTGAGSPRYIPNSVWQWIRSASVSVCLDASTCPPWLAVSRDRLQVRGAAGRSAAPSDNSGHLAEWPCVLGDTIITAGRHYWEVEVSPSGTWRTGVMSESAPREQRSPMSPGRGYWALWRGSSFWACTEEPTKLRRAALPRLIGVYVDVGEGQVSFYDVDRNVHIYTFSDTFKHRIFATGGLPATLARSQ from the exons ATG gCCAACGGTGTGTCTGACGAGGAACTGAAGAAGCTGCTGTATCCCCGAGGACTTAAGGAGTCCATCCTTCCACTGCTGGAGTTTGTGGCTTGGTCCCTGTTATCAGAGGATActgag GAGGCGGTATCCATGCTGTGGCTGCCAACCAAACAAAAGGCCTGGAGGACAGGAGCTGGAAGCCCCAGATACATACCTAACTCAG TGTGGCAGTGGATTCGGAGTGCCTCAG tgtctgtctgtttggacGCCAGCACCTGCCCTCCCTGGCTGGCTGTGTCCCGCGACCGCCTGCAGGTCCGGGGGGCAGCGGGGCGCTCCGCTGCCCCCTCCGACAACAGCGGACATTTAGCGGAGTGGCCCTGTGTTCTGGGAGACACCATCATCACTGCAGGGAGACACtactgggaggtggaggtgTCCCCCAGCGGTACCTGGAGAACAGGTGTGATGTCAGAGTCTGCTCCCAGGGAACAAAGATCCCCCATGTCCCCCGGGAGAGGATACTGGGCACTGTGGAGGGGCTCCAGTTTTTGGGCGTGCACCGAGGAGCCCACTAAGCTGCGGAGGGCGGCTCTGCCCCGACTAATCGGGGTGTACGTGGATGTTGGGGAGGGCCAGGTGTCTTTCTATGACGTTGATCGAAATGTTCACATTTATACTTTCTCTGATACCTTCAAACACAGAATTTTTGCCACTGGCGGCCTACCTGCCACGTTGGCAcgtagccaatga
- the LOC120573493 gene encoding butyrophilin subfamily 1 member A1-like isoform X1: MKTKPTDGKTRRRDDPGKKEKTELEKHNGKLQHWAVELKNIKGANGVSDEELKKLLYPRGLKESILPLLEFVAWSLLSEDTEEAVSMLWLPTKQKAWRTGAGSPRYIPNSVWQWIRSASVSVCLDASTCPPWLAVSRDRLQVRGAAGRSAAPSDNSGHLAEWPCVLGDTIITAGRHYWEVEVSPSGTWRTGVMSESAPREQRSPMSPGRGYWALWRGSSFWACTEEPTKLRRAALPRLIGVYVDVGEGQVSFYDVDRNVHIYTFSDTFKHRIFATGGLPATLARSQ, encoded by the exons ATG AAAACCAAGCCAACAGATGGAAAGACTAGAAGAAGAGATGATccaggaaagaaagagaaaacggAGCTGGAAAAACACAATGGGAAACTTCAGCATTGGGCAGTGGAGCTGAAGAATAtcaaaggg gCCAACGGTGTGTCTGACGAGGAACTGAAGAAGCTGCTGTATCCCCGAGGACTTAAGGAGTCCATCCTTCCACTGCTGGAGTTTGTGGCTTGGTCCCTGTTATCAGAGGATActgag GAGGCGGTATCCATGCTGTGGCTGCCAACCAAACAAAAGGCCTGGAGGACAGGAGCTGGAAGCCCCAGATACATACCTAACTCAG TGTGGCAGTGGATTCGGAGTGCCTCAG tgtctgtctgtttggacGCCAGCACCTGCCCTCCCTGGCTGGCTGTGTCCCGCGACCGCCTGCAGGTCCGGGGGGCAGCGGGGCGCTCCGCTGCCCCCTCCGACAACAGCGGACATTTAGCGGAGTGGCCCTGTGTTCTGGGAGACACCATCATCACTGCAGGGAGACACtactgggaggtggaggtgTCCCCCAGCGGTACCTGGAGAACAGGTGTGATGTCAGAGTCTGCTCCCAGGGAACAAAGATCCCCCATGTCCCCCGGGAGAGGATACTGGGCACTGTGGAGGGGCTCCAGTTTTTGGGCGTGCACCGAGGAGCCCACTAAGCTGCGGAGGGCGGCTCTGCCCCGACTAATCGGGGTGTACGTGGATGTTGGGGAGGGCCAGGTGTCTTTCTATGACGTTGATCGAAATGTTCACATTTATACTTTCTCTGATACCTTCAAACACAGAATTTTTGCCACTGGCGGCCTACCTGCCACGTTGGCAcgtagccaatga